CGAACCCTTCGCCCCCCTGCCTGCCTATCTGACCATGGGTGAAACCGGAGCCTTGGCTCCATCATCTTTTGATGAATCCGGAGAGGTGGTCAGACCGGTCGGAACAGGTCCCTTTGTCTTCGAGAGCTGGAAGGTGAAGGAGGAAGTGACCTTGACCCGCAACGACAGGTATTGGGGCGACAAGGCCCACGTGGATACAGTCGTGTTCCGGGCCGTGCCCGACGCGGTCACACGCTTGGCCATGCTCAAGGCCGGAGAGATCGACATTGCCCAGATACTTCCGCCCCAGGCCATAGCCTCCCTGGAATCATCGGGAAAATACGACATTCTCCGTATGCCCATCGGCCGCTGCCGTATGGCCTGCTTCAATCTGAACAAGGAGCCGTTTTCCGATCATCGCGTCCGCGAGGCCGTGAATCTGGCCGTCAACCGGGCCGATCTCGTCAAGTACGTTCTGGAAGGTGTGGGAGAATCGGCCATCACCCTCTACCCTCCTCAAATCTATTGGGCCAATACGACCTTACCCGCATTCCAGCACGATCCTGACCGGGCCGCTGCATTGCTGAGCGAAGCCGGCTGGATTGACAAAGACGGAGGCAGAATTCGCAAAAAAAACGGCGAGCCACTAAAGATCAAACTCGTGACCTATACCGAACGGGCCGCCTTGCCCCCCACGGCTGAAATCATGCAGGCCCAGCTGGCCGCGGTCGGTTTCGATGTCGAAATCGTCGCCACTCAGCTCGACGCCGCAGAGGCCATGCGCTTCAAAGGCGATTTCGACATGTACCTCATGGGGCGGGGGCTGCTCTTCGTTCCCGATCCCGACTACGTGCTTATGACCGATTACTTCTCGAGCAACACGGAAAAACAGGGATGGGGGGCATACCACTATGAGAACCCCGAGGTCGATGCCCTGATCCTGGCCGGGCGGTCCGAATTCGACCAGGCCGCGCGCAAACGCATCTATGATCGGGTCCAGGCCATCCTCCTGAAGGATCAGCCCATGGTTTACCTGAACTACTATGTGAACGTGGACGCCGTGGCCAAAAAGGTCCGG
Above is a window of Deltaproteobacteria bacterium DNA encoding:
- a CDS encoding ABC transporter substrate-binding protein, which encodes MNNIRKAEGRLPFRSSTNHNGGSMFARFSLAGLLSLCLMFVSTVSGQAGEGGGVLRVGGPWWPKTLDIQKSGYVFKRLGVVDNIVEVDEGIRIVPGLAESWTVSPDKMTWSFSIRDGVLFHDGTPLTAGILKENLDRLARVGTLLKDVPLASVQAPDDRTLVLTTTEPFAPLPAYLTMGETGALAPSSFDESGEVVRPVGTGPFVFESWKVKEEVTLTRNDRYWGDKAHVDTVVFRAVPDAVTRLAMLKAGEIDIAQILPPQAIASLESSGKYDILRMPIGRCRMACFNLNKEPFSDHRVREAVNLAVNRADLVKYVLEGVGESAITLYPPQIYWANTTLPAFQHDPDRAAALLSEAGWIDKDGGRIRKKNGEPLKIKLVTYTERAALPPTAEIMQAQLAAVGFDVEIVATQLDAAEAMRFKGDFDMYLMGRGLLFVPDPDYVLMTDYFSSNTEKQGWGAYHYENPEVDALILAGRSEFDQAARKRIYDRVQAILLKDQPMVYLNYYVNVDAVAKKVRGYRMHPTESSYHLETVSLSR